In the Henningerozyma blattae CBS 6284 chromosome 8, complete genome genome, one interval contains:
- the TOA2 gene encoding transcription initiation factor IIA subunit gamma (similar to Saccharomyces cerevisiae TOA2 (YKL058W); ancestral locus Anc_2.580) — protein sequence MAAPGYYELYRRSTLGNCLVDALDTLISDGRMEASLAMRVLEAFDRVAAESLRDRAQARLAVKGNLDTYGFCDDVWTFIVKDCQVTVDNPSGDTQQTLPVDKLRIVACNAKKSE from the coding sequence ATGGCAGCTCCTGGATATTATGAATTATATAGAAGAAGTACGTTGGGGAATTGTCTGGTAGATGCACTAGATACATTAATTAGCGATGGTAGAATGGAGGCATCACTAGCAATGAGAGTTTTAGAAGCCTTTGATCGTGTGGCTGCCGAATCTCTTCGAGACAGAGCCCAAGCTCGTCTTGCGGTCAAAGGTAATCTAGATACATATGGATTTTGTGATGATGTCTGGACTTTTATTGTAAAAGACTGCCAGGTTACTGTCGATAATCCATCAGGAGATACACAACAAACTTTACCTGTTGATAAGTTAAGAATCGTTGCCTGTAATGCCAAGAAAAGTGAGTAA
- the NUP120 gene encoding Nup120p (similar to Saccharomyces cerevisiae NUP120 (YKL057C); ancestral locus Anc_2.582): MSLLSKLDVNLDQFHYPSKEENIINLHLNHNSDNNSFTYTDGIENEDDIDLDLELEESISNPISKCTSNTISHDFNENYLCDYSNIISLINGQYISYQLSHDFSTITISPLSDPRLGKTINIFLPSKSINRQHTINFKEDITSSMLTVSIILKNGQFLFIELPIEYILNKNDNSLNLNNYFKLLKPYDFTIRIPNLMHSILGNQFLIVFEDGGLLNLKWTNNLEMECFLFNDNSYLKSLTNYFSRKKTDSELNRAVSCLIYQDKILLILTKGCQLKIWDLEKFTLLNQYDLSQGNNLTDSIPTRSFENIGKYLINYQDILIIFLPFANGVFQIGKLEVNSEINSPLSLTFESKNIIPAKLSTTSIWSLIDIQLNNTLELNHDSDESFLNLVILWKSGNLNKLQILSINNTNFKNYEWIESINKTINDLEIETFIANQNSNKRNSSEKIYNPVEKLKKYYSDEIVEYAENFLSANNITNDDNNLDKQREYFANLATILKDLKVSCDEGTSLTIYQDDIILINTARKWNYGIYKINVSLENMYYNIYNKTGNENEISRYLRVINGFVKTLPSGILPKISEEFIELSSKNKFKQNSSANDVTTEMTKIFKEQLEGKFELGNLQLLFNELETFDNIVEVLNNLIGNYLIPLNRQLSSSIDSENHMLIDSIIPDDFSKSIIVESLNQLINIQNAFILQILITFTFLEFSEEYLLKQIEKLIQIYSKQKIFMRLYEINKGLLIDEVFQITSKYGKGIKISSYGELFYYLEVIINNSIINYPKTFNPFIMKFFEAYVLCTNSEHNDYIIINELLETIIIPFSNDNNLVDNLLIGMNEFQCGDKYEKSFFKFTEFKDVRKLKDILPECLRNLSENEFTSTWKPLIESFSEENYQSKYMYELSCLFTQVNQFEFGLKCIKESIGISMTSIEIDEPLNFKQLQYKQYLDILMKFNLNVEIIEVLKSSSEYLNTEIRSSYYKTLLLNYPDFFSTLLKLCRGHNNDGLYLPLEDYEIVDSILISSIDSNSLQQHYPVEKLWSKYKKIYCLRIVNNRERSAAEILMEFASQLNNDILLQKKCLLIVSNILNTFDHEDDKWLLNSEGEIITYQDISSAINKI; this comes from the coding sequence ATGTCATTATTGTCTAAATTGGATGTCAATTTAgatcaatttcattatccATCCAAGGaggaaaatataattaatctTCACTTAAATCACAATTCAGATAACAATAGTTTTACATATACGGATGGcattgaaaatgaagatgatataGATTTGGATTTAGAATTAGAGGAATCTATATCCAATCCGATTAGTAAATGTACGTCTAATACAATTTCTCATGactttaatgaaaattatctaTGTGATTATTCAAACATAATTAGCTTAATCAATGGtcaatatatttcatatcAGTTATCTCATGATTTTAGTACAATAACTATATCTCCATTATCAGACCCTCGATTAGGGAAAACAATCAATATATTCCTGCCATCCAAATCTATTAATAGACAGCATACAATAAACTTTAAAGAAGACATTACATCAAGCATGCTAACAGTGAgcattattttaaaaaatggtCAATTCTTGTTTATTGAATTACCAATTGAATATATCTTAAACAAAAATGACAACTCATTAAatctaaataattattttaaacttttaaagCCTTATGACTTTACAATTCGTATTCCAAATTTAATGCATTCCATATTGGgaaatcaatttttaattgtatttGAAGATGGTGgtcttttaaatttaaaatggACTAATAACTTGGAAATGGAAtgctttttatttaatgataacTCTTATCTTAAAAGCttaacaaattatttttcaagaaaGAAAACTGATTCTGAATTGAACAGAGCTGTTAGttgtttaatttatcaagaCAAAATTTTACTTATTCTAACAAAAGGCTGCCAATTAAAGATATGggatttggaaaaatttactTTACTTAATCAATATGATCTTTCACAAGGCAATAATTTAACTGATTCAATTCCAACAAgatcatttgaaaatattggcaaatatttaattaactaccaagatattttaatcaTCTTTTTGCCATTTGCGAATGGtgtttttcaaattggTAAACTAGAGGTAAACAGTGAGATAAATTCCCCACTCTCCTTGACTTTtgaatctaaaaatattattccgGCAAAATTATCGACCACTTCAATTTGGtcattaattgatattcaattaaataatacattAGAGTTGAATCATGATTCGGATGAAAGTTTTTTAAACTTAGTTATATTGTGGAAGAGTggtaatttgaataaattgcAAATATTaagtataaataatactaattttaaaaactaTGAATGGATTGAAAGTATAAATAAAACCATTAATGATCTAGAAATTGAAACTTTTATCGcaaatcaaaattcaaataaacgAAATAGtagtgaaaaaatttataaccCAGTtgaaaagttaaaaaaatattattcagATGAAATTGTGGAGTATGCAGAAAATTTTCTAAGcgcaaataatattacaaatgatgataataaccTTGATAAACAAAGAGAATACTTCGCTAATTTGGCTACAATTTTAAAGGATTTAAAAGTAAGCTGTGATGAAGGTACTTCATTGACTATCTACCAAGATGacattattttaattaatactGCAAGAAAATGGAACTATggtatatataaaataaatgtgtcattagaaaatatgTACTACAATATCTACAATAAAACTggtaatgaaaatgaaattagcCGATATCTAAGAGTAATTAATGGTTTTGTAAAAACTTTACCAAGTGGTATTTTACCAAAAATATCAGAAGAGTTCATAGAATTatcttctaaaaataaattcaaacaaaATTCAAGCGCCAATGATGTTACAACTGAAATgactaaaatatttaaagaacAATTAGAAGGAAAATTCGAACTTGGTAACTTACAACTTTTGTTTAATGAGCTTGAAacatttgataatatcGTAGAGgttttaaacaatttaattggtaattatttgattccATTGAACAGGCAATTATCCTCAAGTATTGATTCCGAAAATCATATGTTAATTGATAGCATAATTCCAGATGATTTCAGCAAAAGTATTATCGTGGAAAGcttaaatcaattgattaatattcaaaatgcatttattttacaaatattaattaccTTCACATTTCTAGAGTTTTctgaagaatatttattaaagcaAATTGAGAAATTGATCcaaatatatagtaaacAAAAGATTTTTATGAGATTGTATGAAATAAACAAGGGATTATTAATCGATGAAGTATTCCAGATTACCAGCAAATATGGTAAGGGGATTAAAATTAGTTCATATGGTGAATTGTTCTATTATTTAGAAGtgatcattaataatagcatAATAAACTACCCAAAAACGTTTAACCCATTCATAATGAAGTTTTTTGAAGCCTATGTCTTATGTACCAATAGTGAGCataatgattatatcattattaatgagTTATTAGAAACTATAATCATCCCATTTTccaatgataataatttagtaGACAACTTATTAATTGGAATGAATGAATTCCAATGCGGTgataaatatgaaaaatcattctttaaatttactgaatttaaagatgttcgaaaattaaaagatatattacCTGAATGTTTAAGGAACTTAtcagaaaatgaatttacCAGCACTTGGAAACCTCtaattgaatcatttagtgaagaaaattatcaatcaaaatatatgtatgaATTATCTTGTTTATTCACACAAGTTAATCAATTTGAGTTTGGTCTAAAATGCATTAAGGAATCTATTGGAATTTCTATGACTtctattgaaattgatgaaCCATTGAACTTTAAACAATTACAATATAAGCAATATTTGGATATTTTGATGAAGTTCAATCTAAAtgttgaaattattgaagtACTAAAATCTAGTTCggaatatttgaatactGAAATAAGATCATCTTATTATAAGACCTTGTTACTAAATTACccagattttttttccacaTTGCTAAAACTGTGTAGGGGCCATAATAATGATGGGTTGTATTTACCTTTGGAAGATTATGAAATTGTTGATagtattttaatttctagTATAGACTCTAATTCTCTACAACAGCATTACCCAGTAGAGAAGTTATGGtctaaatataaaaaaatatactgtCTGCGTATAGTAAATAATAGAGAAAGAAGTGCTGCTGAGATATTAATGGAGTTTGCTAGTCAGCTTAACAATGATATTTTGTTACAGAAGAAatgtttattaattgtaagCAATATCTTGAATACATTTGATCatgaagatgataaatGGCTATTAAATTCAGAAGGTGAAATTATAACATATCAAGATATTTCTTCGGCTATAAATAAGatttaa